In Acidovorax sp. 106, the following proteins share a genomic window:
- a CDS encoding TraR/DksA family transcriptional regulator produces MDKTQAASYRQQLQEQQAGLRAQLAQQRGEATGRVEAAAAHFAHAEDSRAQVASERTLEFALEDRETEHLNAIAAALTRIDAGTYGECTDCSQDIATARLKATPEVARCVHCQESIETHHRPAH; encoded by the coding sequence ATGGACAAGACACAGGCCGCTTCGTATCGACAACAACTGCAGGAGCAGCAAGCGGGTCTTCGGGCCCAGTTGGCACAGCAACGCGGCGAGGCCACAGGCAGGGTGGAGGCCGCCGCCGCACATTTTGCGCACGCAGAGGACTCCCGCGCGCAGGTCGCCTCAGAGCGTACGCTGGAGTTTGCACTGGAAGACCGCGAGACCGAGCACCTCAACGCTATCGCCGCAGCCCTCACCCGCATTGACGCTGGCACCTATGGGGAGTGCACCGACTGCAGCCAAGACATAGCCACAGCCCGCCTGAAAGCCACCCCGGAAGTTGCACGCTGCGTGCATTGCCAAGAGTCCATCGAAACCCACCACAGGCCGGCCCACTAG
- a CDS encoding Rrf2 family transcriptional regulator codes for MRITTRGKVAVSAMTDLALHQRMKPVSLTTISQRQGTSLSYLEQLFSALRRAGLVESTRGPGGGYALARRAEQIAVAEIILAVENMEVDDYQPLTAPQVAQLKAMTGELWVSFNARVLEYLQSVSLKDLMEQAQAQGVVTAPEPEAKTSRKNSGIGPVARPLMARLQIPNSVFALGALPLVSRR; via the coding sequence ATGCGTATTACGACCCGAGGAAAAGTCGCTGTATCGGCCATGACGGATCTGGCCTTGCATCAGAGAATGAAGCCGGTGTCGCTGACAACGATCAGCCAGCGTCAAGGCACGTCGCTGTCGTACCTAGAGCAATTGTTCAGTGCGCTGCGCCGTGCGGGCCTGGTGGAAAGCACCCGTGGCCCAGGCGGCGGCTATGCCCTGGCGCGCCGCGCTGAGCAGATCGCCGTGGCCGAGATCATTTTGGCGGTGGAGAACATGGAAGTGGACGACTACCAGCCGCTCACCGCCCCCCAGGTGGCGCAGCTCAAGGCCATGACGGGCGAGCTGTGGGTGTCGTTCAATGCCCGCGTGCTGGAGTACCTGCAATCGGTTTCGCTCAAGGACCTGATGGAACAAGCACAAGCCCAAGGCGTGGTGACTGCGCCTGAGCCTGAGGCCAAGACCTCGCGCAAGAATTCGGGCATTGGCCCCGTGGCCCGTCCTTTGATGGCCCGGTTGCAAATCCCTAACTCGGTGTTTGCCTTGGGGGCGTTGCCGCTGGTCTCCCGCCGCTGA